The DNA sequence ATTTTCGAAACTTCCTGAAGCCGACCAGCGAAAAATGCACGTTTGACATAACAAAGCAATTTTACGACGTCGTTGCTCTTTTTTCCGGGATGTTAAAAAGTGACACCATTTTCGTGCAGATGAATACTCCAAAAGAGTGTTGTATCTATTCAATAGGTTACCCTAATGAACTAAAACAGGTTATCCTGAATCTGATAAACAACAGCCGTGACGCTATAAATACAAGAAGAAAAAAAGGGCTTCTTACAGATGATGGGCTGATTACTGTGGAGATTAAAGAGGTAAACGATAAAGTTGTTGCTTCCATAAGCGACAATGGCGGCGGCATAGACCCTGCTGTGATGGAAAAGCTCTTTGAACCATATGTAACAACTAAGGGGGAAGAAGGGACAGGAATAGGTCTATATATGTCCAAAGCTATTATAGAGGGAAAAATGAACGGGAAAATGTCCGTTTCAAACATAGAGGGCGGGGCACAGTTTGTCATAGAGCTGCCGCTTGTAAAGGAGGGATAAAATGACAGAAATTAAATGGAGTGTGTTAATAGTTGATGATGAGGCCAATAACAGGCAGATACTGCGGCAGATACTGAAAGATACGTATAAGCTGTCATTTGCCACAGATGGTTTACATGCCATGGATAAGGCCGCGAAGGACAAACCAGATATGATTCTGCTTGACCTTATGATGCCTGGAATTGATGGCTTTGAGACGTGCCGCCGCCTGAAGGCTGACAATGCGACCGCCTACATCCCCGTTATCTTTGTTACTTCTATGGTAGACGCGGAGGATGAATCGCATGGATTTGATGTTGGGGGCATTGACTACATTACAAAGCCGGTATCTCCGTCTATTGTACTGCATAGAGTGGCAGCTCATTTAGCGCTGTCTAATCAAAAACGGGTTTGTGAGCTGACTATTATAAAGCGCACAAAGGAGCTGATAGAGAGCCAGCAAGCATCTGTGTTTATGCTTGGAAAGGCCGGTCATTTCAATGACACTGACACAGGGGCGCATATATGGCGGATGGCGTCTTATTCGGTGGAAATAGCAAAGGCGCGCGGCTGGAATGCTGATGAGCTTGAGAAGATAAAGTATGCGGCGCCAATGCACGATACAGGGAAAATTGGGATTCCCGGTAATATTTTGAGAAAACCGTCTAAACTTGATCCTGATGAGTGGAAAACGATGATGACACATCCTACAATCGGCCACGGTATCTTATCTGAAAGCGATACCCCTTTATTTAAGATGTCTACGGATATAGCTCACTGTCACCACGAGAAATGGAATGGTTCGGGCTATCCTAATGGTTTCAAAGAAAAAGAGATGCCTGAAAGTGCGGCAATTGTGGCCATTGCCGATGTGTTTGACGCACTCACCTCAGTGCGGCCATACAAAGAGGCATGGCCTATTGATAAGGCATTTGAAGAAATCAGAAATGGAGCAGGAAGTCATTTTGCACCGTACCTTGTTGATTGCTTTTTTGAGGTAGAGGCTGAAATCAGAAGACTTAAAGATATGTGGGATCAGAAAGAAAAAAGCGGAGATTCCCGTGTTTAGATAAAATGTGCTGAACTTCATTTAATCATTCAGTCAGTATAAAAGTGATATCATGGCAAAGGTTAGCCGGTATGCTGACATATTGTGTCACAGAGTGACGTAATATGTCAGGTGATTGGGGATTATAATGAATTATGCGCTAATTACATTACAGGGCATGGTATTTGCTGGTATTAACGTATGACTGCATCTTTGACACATAGGCAAGCTGGTCACAGTATCATTATGGCGGTGACTTATATATTTTTGAATATTATTCAAAAGCCAAATGATATTGACGTAACTATATAATTTACCGGGGATAAGGTTAAATATAATGTTACTGAGTGAGGAAAAAAAGTTAGAGCCTAAGTCAATAAATGTCTATCCATCCACTGCGATGCGTATTGTGTGCCCATACTGTGGCGTCAAAGGTATAATCAAAAAAGAATACGAGCCGCAGAAGGCATTTAGTATATCCTGTCCAAAGTGTAAACAGCTTATTGAAATTCATTTAAATAAACGGACGTTCTATCGTAAAAAGGTTAAGATTGAGGCGCTCTATAAGATCAGTGCAACCAACAGTCCACCTAAAAAGGGGTATATTTTAGATATATCCACAGGAGGGCTAAACTTCGGGTGTTATAAAATTGACCCTACGCACGTAAA is a window from the Nitrospirota bacterium genome containing:
- a CDS encoding response regulator, giving the protein MTEIKWSVLIVDDEANNRQILRQILKDTYKLSFATDGLHAMDKAAKDKPDMILLDLMMPGIDGFETCRRLKADNATAYIPVIFVTSMVDAEDESHGFDVGGIDYITKPVSPSIVLHRVAAHLALSNQKRVCELTIIKRTKELIESQQASVFMLGKAGHFNDTDTGAHIWRMASYSVEIAKARGWNADELEKIKYAAPMHDTGKIGIPGNILRKPSKLDPDEWKTMMTHPTIGHGILSESDTPLFKMSTDIAHCHHEKWNGSGYPNGFKEKEMPESAAIVAIADVFDALTSVRPYKEAWPIDKAFEEIRNGAGSHFAPYLVDCFFEVEAEIRRLKDMWDQKEKSGDSRV
- a CDS encoding PilZ domain-containing protein, which produces MLLSEEKKLEPKSINVYPSTAMRIVCPYCGVKGIIKKEYEPQKAFSISCPKCKQLIEIHLNKRTFYRKKVKIEALYKISATNSPPKKGYILDISTGGLNFGCYKIDPTHVKIGNFVSLSFTLPPREEPIKVEGEIVRILDETDKTITVGLKFKDVGEFEETQIGYFLKV